Proteins from a genomic interval of Phlebotomus papatasi isolate M1 chromosome 3, Ppap_2.1, whole genome shotgun sequence:
- the LOC129808257 gene encoding uncharacterized protein LOC129808257, producing the protein MFSINFWIIYVAVFAKSINSISPKDVDWCSVERKYCKNQNHVACFDPKTDDKFCPTVKLIDLAQEDKQKLLNRMNENRNRLSAGLLPGIPYQASRMMKVEWSETMEYLSQIELQRCKSSEYCRQVEDTGVDDIVRGYYSIYTDSINETELSFNVIDKYFNGIIASGFKVLQDRIKVLEFKLEVQSGHVQLYELTDDDYNYGVRFADQNLHRMGCAISSMLTYSNETDKRTAKFCCTLQYKYKDDHAIKIGQPCSECNLEGLNCSTDYPNLCEKPQDKENSKYLIIILIFAIGSVCALIVVFFYHFICRSKQNTYQPDVFFEK; encoded by the exons ATGTTCAGT aTTAACTTCTGGATTATTTATGTGGCAGTCTTTGCGAAAAGTATCAATTCAATATCGCCTAAAGATGTCGATTGGTGCAGTGTAGAAAGGAAATACTGCAAAAATCAGAATCATGTTGCATGTTTCGATCCGAAAACAGACGATAAATTTTGTCCAACAGTTAAATTGATTGACTTGGCCCAAGAAGATAAGCAAAAATTACTCAATCGAATGAATGAAAATCGAAATCGACTATCAGCAGGACTACTTCCAGGTATCCCATATCAAGCGTCAAGAATGATGAAGGTAGAATGGAGTGAAACTATGGAATATTTATCACAAATTGAACTACAAAGATGTAAATCATCTGAATACTGCCGACAAGTAGAAGATACCGGAGTAGATGACATTGTGCGGGGATATTACTCAATTTATACTGACTCAATAAATGAGACTGAGCTCTCATTCAACgtaattgataaatatttcaatggcaTCATTGCATCCGGATTCAAAGTTTTGCAAGATCGAATAAAAGTATTAGAATTCAAGCTTGAAGTACAATCTGGTCATGTACAATTGTATGAACTCACTGACGATGATTACAACTATGGAGTTCGATTTGCTGATCAAAATTTGCATCGCATGGGTTGTGCAATTTCTTCTATGCTCACCTATTCAAATGAAACGGACAAAAGAACAGCCAAGTTTTGCTGTACCTTGCAGTACAAATATAAAGATGATCATGCGATTAAAATAGGTCAACCATGTTCAGAGTGCAATTTGGAGGGGTTGAATTGTAGTACTGATTATCCAAATTTATGTGAAAAACCCCAAgacaaagaaaattctaaatatttgaTAATAATTCTCATTTTTGCCATTGGCTCAGTGTGTGCTTTAATAgttgtatttttttatcattttatttgtcGCAGCAAACAGAATACTTATCAACCGGatgtatttttcgaaaaatag
- the LOC129808256 gene encoding uncharacterized protein LOC129808256, whose protein sequence is MRDHQENQEFEKRLGKLERKLKKYKRKDKRWKNKRSRGGRNRPEQRSRAHESSGESSRDSSRDSSRDSRRGSDWDGSADGRAETNFQSRDRSRSPIVVRSESHSPPVERSDDLQEPLQIDEVQGSGNGSKDQIPLSEQEIMDIFGKRIYGDRQFAPEIIPDLAIRWEEIIEKGIPEESLKELLSKHTPPKNCPRFEPPALNKLIKVIMPDAIVARDDKIVKRQQKITSALSAVAKATVKLLREKNIPVWKEIMESLIDASKLLADLQHDESVIRRNLLIGNVDVSMRDTLQSMTSDEFLFGKDLEETVKSTKSMQSTGKELKKKEISKSKNWKAPPRIQQKGYVQTGGSSKSSRKNQQHQRQQQRQQKSEKYKNSKKSTHRH, encoded by the exons ATGCGAGATCATCAGGAAAATCAGGAGTTCGAGAAGCGTCTTGGGAAATTGGAGAGGAAACTGAAGAAGTACAAACGCAAGGACAAGCGTTGGAAGAATAAACGCAGTCGTGGTG GGAGAAATCGCCCAGAACAGCGGAGCAGGGCCCATGAGAGCAGCGGGGAGAGTAGCAGAGACAGCAGCCGAGACAGCAGTCGAGACAGCAGGCGAGGCAGCGACTGGGATGGCAGTGCAGATGGTCGTGCTGAGACCAATTTTCAATCACGAGACAGGTCTAGGTCTCCGATTGTTGTCAGGAGTGAATCTCATTCACCTCCTGTCGAAAGATCCGATGATCTTCAAGAACCCCTTCAGATTGATGAGGTTCAAGGTTCTGGCAATGGCTCAAAAGATCAGATACCTTTGTCTGAGCAAGAAATCATGGATATTTTTGGTAAGAGGATTTATGGCGATCGCCAGTTCGCTCCGGAGATTATACCTGACCTGGCAATCCGCTGGgaagaaattattgagaagGGTATTCCTGAGGAGTCTCTGAAGGAGCTTTTGTCAAAACACACTCCGCCCAAAAATTGCCCGAGATTTGAGCCGCCAGCTCTCAACAAACTCATTAAGGTTATCATGCCAGATGCCATTGTGGCAAGAGATGACAAGATTGTCAAGAGACAGCAAAAGATTACTTCTGCTTTGTCTGCTGTAGCCAAAGCTACAGTCAAGTTGTTGAGAGAGAAAAATATTCCTGTATGGAAAGAAATTATGGAGTCATTGATTGATGCAAGTAAATTGCTTGCTGATCTTCAACACGATGAGTCTGTAATTCGCAGAAATCTTCTGATTGGAAATGTGGATGTGTCTATGAGAGATACACTCCAATCAATGACAAGTGATGAATTCCTGTTTGGGAAAGATTTGGAGGAAACTGTTAAATCCACCAAATCCATGCAATCCACTGGAAAAGagttgaagaaaaaagaaatatccAAGTCAAAAAACTGGAAGGCCCCGCCTCGCATACAGCAGAAGGGTTATGTGCAGACAGGCGGGTCATCGAAGTCATCGAGGAAGAATCAGCAACATCAACGTCAGCAGCAGCGACAGCAGAAATCCGAGAAATACAAAAACAGCAAGAAATCAACTCATCGACATTAG